CGCCTCGCCACGACCACCGGGATCGTCCTGGACCCCGTCTACACGGCCAAGGCCTACGCAGCACTCCCGAGCGATCCGGAGCTGCGCCGCCGCACGGTGTTCATGCACACCGGCGGCGGGCCGTCCCTCTTCGCCTACCGCACCGCCCTGGTCTGAGGCTCAGCCGAAGTCGACGCCTTGGGCCAGCGGCAGCTCGGTGGAGTAGTTGATCGTGTTGGTCGTGCGGCGCATGTAGTTCCGCCACGCGTCCGAGCCGGACTCGCGGCCGCCGCCGGTGTCCTTCTCGCCGCCGAACGCGCCGCCGATCTCCGCGCCAGAAGTGCCGATGTTGACGTTGGCGATGCCGCAGTCCGAGCCCGTCGCCGAGACGAACAGCTCGGCCTCGCGGACGTCCATCGTGAAGATCGCGCTCGACAGGCCCTGGTCGACGGCGTTGTGCAGCGCGATGGCCTCGTCGAGGTCGCGGTAGGTCAGCACGTACAGCAGCGGCGCGAACGTCTCGGTGCGCACGATCTCGGTCTGCTCGGGCATGTCGACGATCGCCGGGTGCACGTAGTGGCCGCCCTCGACAGCCTCGGCCCGGGTGCCGCCGGTGAGCACCGTGCCACCGTCGGAGCGGACCTGGTCGAGCGCCTTCTCGAACCCGGCTGCGGCGGAGCCGTCGATCAGCGGGCCGACGAGCGTCCCGGAGTCCAGCGGCGAGCCGATCGGCAGGGTCTCGTAGGCCGCGACGAGTCGCTGGAGCAGCTCGTCCTTGACCGACTCGTGCACGATGACGCGACGCAGCGAGGTGCAGCGCTGGCCGGCGGTGCCGACGGCGGAGAACACGATGCCGCGCACCGCGAGGTCGAGGTCGGCGGTGGGCGCGATGATCGCGGCATTGTTGCCACCGAGCTCGAGCAGGCTGCGACCGAGGCGAGCGGCCACGCGGGGCGCGACCTCCTTGCCCATCCGGGTGGAGCCGGTGGCCGAGACGAGCGGCACGCGCGGGTCGTCGACCAGGGCCTCGCCCACCTCACGGGCGCCCACGACGACCTGCAGCAGCCCCTCCGGGGCGCCGGCGCGACGCGCGGCCTCGTCCGCGATGGCGCGGCAGGCCAGGGCCGTCAGCACGGTCTTCTCCGACGGCTTCCACACGACGCTGTCGCCGCACACGAAGGCGAGTGCCGCGTTCCACGACCACACGGCGACCGGGAAGTTGAAGGCGCTGATGACGCCCACGACGCCCAGCGGGTGCCACTGCTCCATCATCCGGTGACCCGGTCGCTCGCTGGCGATCGTCAGGCCGTGCAGCTGGCGCGAGAGGCCCACGGCCAGGTCGCAGATGTCGATCATCTCCTGGACCTCGCCCTGGCCCTCGGACAGGATCTTCCCGGCCTCGATCGTGACGAGCGCGCCGAGGTCGTCCTTGTGCTCGCGCAGCAGGTTGCCCAGCTCGCGCACGAAGGCGCCGCGGGTGGGAGCGGGCACGGTGCGCCACTGCTCGAACGCGGCGTGGGCCCGGCCGACCTTCTCGCCCACCGAGGTGGCGGAGTCGGCCTGGAGGCGGCCCAGCTCCGAGCCGTCGATCGGCGTCCTGCAGACGATGTCGCCCTCGGAGTCGAACCCGACGGGCGCCCCGATCCGCTCGAAGATGCTCGTGACGTGCGCTGCGATGGTCATGCGTCGATCTTTCCGTGGGTGTCGAAGAGGCTGCCGGAGCGGGTCGCGAGCAGGTCGTCCAGGGAGATGTCCTCC
This genomic interval from Aeromicrobium choanae contains the following:
- the amaB gene encoding L-piperidine-6-carboxylate dehydrogenase — protein: MTIAAHVTSIFERIGAPVGFDSEGDIVCRTPIDGSELGRLQADSATSVGEKVGRAHAAFEQWRTVPAPTRGAFVRELGNLLREHKDDLGALVTIEAGKILSEGQGEVQEMIDICDLAVGLSRQLHGLTIASERPGHRMMEQWHPLGVVGVISAFNFPVAVWSWNAALAFVCGDSVVWKPSEKTVLTALACRAIADEAARRAGAPEGLLQVVVGAREVGEALVDDPRVPLVSATGSTRMGKEVAPRVAARLGRSLLELGGNNAAIIAPTADLDLAVRGIVFSAVGTAGQRCTSLRRVIVHESVKDELLQRLVAAYETLPIGSPLDSGTLVGPLIDGSAAAGFEKALDQVRSDGGTVLTGGTRAEAVEGGHYVHPAIVDMPEQTEIVRTETFAPLLYVLTYRDLDEAIALHNAVDQGLSSAIFTMDVREAELFVSATGSDCGIANVNIGTSGAEIGGAFGGEKDTGGGRESGSDAWRNYMRRTTNTINYSTELPLAQGVDFG